Proteins co-encoded in one Aspergillus luchuensis IFO 4308 DNA, chromosome 6, nearly complete sequence genomic window:
- a CDS encoding ribokinase (COG:G;~EggNog:ENOG410PI1D;~InterPro:IPR029056,IPR011877,IPR011611,IPR002139;~PFAM:PF00294;~go_function: GO:0004747 - ribokinase activity [Evidence IEA];~go_function: GO:0016301 - kinase activity [Evidence IEA];~go_process: GO:0006014 - D-ribose metabolic process [Evidence IEA]), whose translation MAPPQICVIGSLNIDFVTYTPRCPDAGETLTANSLAISAGGKGANQAVACGRASFASKDNQDASVYMIGAVGAGDPYYSALLRPTLEGSGVSTTGIQEKTDSQTGSATIIVDEGAGGENRILFVPGANYSGMDNADAVLATTRNIHLEQGVVVMQGEIPRSTTLELMKHFNSASCASHLVFNPAPVFTEGIPLAALAGTSVLAMNETEAVLMTQAVKEHLTTAQQEQDLKPEELAPLFHKHAQVQIVLITLGAKGAYYSTATGKQGFAPSAAVEKVVDTTAAGDTFVGYFATAFAKFVATGAPLADFDAQIEAAVRKANVAAAGCVQRKGAMQSIPFAYEI comes from the coding sequence ATGGCGCCTCCCCAGATTTGCGTGATTGGCTCCCTGAATATCGACTTTGTCACCTACACTCCACGTTGTCCCGATGCCGGCGAGACCCTCACAGCCAACTCCCTCGCTATCAGCGCCGGAGGGAAAGGTGCCAACCAGGCGGTCGCGTGCGGTCGCGCCTCTTTCGCTTCCAAAGACAACCAAGATGCGTCGGTGTATATGATTGGCGCGGTCGGAGCAGGTGATCCCTACTACTCGGCCCTCCTTCGCCCAACATTGGAGGGTTCTGGAGTCAGCACAACGGGAATCCAGGAAAAGACGGACAGCCAAACGGGTTCTGCTACAATCATCgtggatgaaggagctggaggagagaaTCGGATTTTGTTCGTCCCCGGTGCTAACTACTCGGGAATGGATAATGCAGATGCAGTCCTCGCTACCACTCGGAACATCCATCTAGAACAAGGCGTTGTCGTGATGCAGGGCGAGATCCCGAGGTCGACCACCTTGGAGTTGATGAAGCACTTTAACAGCGCTTCCTGCGCTTCTCACCTCGTCTTCAACCCTGCACCGGTCTTCACAGAAGGGATTCCCCTGGCCGCTCTTGCCGGCACGAGTGTGCTGGCCATGAATGAGACTGAAGCTGTCCTCATGACCCAGGCGGTCAAAGAGCATCTCACCACTgcccagcaggagcaggactTGAAGCCCGAGGAACTTGCACCTCTATTCCACAAACATGCCCAGGTCCAGATTGTTCTAATAACTCTCGGAGCCAAGGGTGCCTATTACTCAACGGCCACTGGCAAGCAGGGCTTTGCTCCTAGCGCCGCGGTGGAGAAGGTTGTAGACACCACTGCCGCCGGAGACACGTTTGTCGGTTACTTCGCTACTGCTTTTGCCAAGTTTGTTGCCACCGGTGCTCCACTGGCGGACTTCGATGCCCAGATCGAAGCGGCCGTTCGGAAGGCGAACGTGGCCGCCGCAGGGTGTGTGCAGAGGAAGGGTGCGATGCAGAGCATCCCGTTCGCTTATGAGATCTAG